Proteins found in one Fibrobacter succinogenes genomic segment:
- the lepB gene encoding signal peptidase I, with product MEQTSPKKNIKKFLKSFTREVVVPIILALIVIQYVIQAFQIPSGSMEDSLKTGDFLLGLKFTYGSPIPFSNQNFPGYAEPKHGDVVIFRYPGEPEYPDNNPKRYTHLFNALMLGNYYWDHAPEKGQPHLVHYADGPKDYIKRCVAVSGDRVAVHGGKLFLNGKRQDSLPAFGKWTANVRTLSPRDEVEEFVVPSAGDTLYVDSISMIKLWWLRSLVAQENPDSSVRLELSLLLNGRENNNYVFKDFRFPVENDRALLLNAMLSRNQTIIQQRLTLGDTLSGAMPFNYFRELAKIGFLPMIDSHDPDLNRGFTRPVSYVSFEGSILQDLDGNVKRLNVAVPAQDSTDSTEVVEKSHFEIQRNLYLGSEKINRYVVKYPQYFMMGDNRDNSADSRYWGLVSLRNIRAKAFVIYFSFENDDGKFALGKPWTWWRIPFRVRFTRIGKIIDLIK from the coding sequence ATGGAACAGACATCTCCGAAAAAAAACATAAAGAAGTTTCTTAAATCTTTTACACGTGAAGTTGTTGTACCGATCATTCTTGCTTTAATCGTTATCCAGTACGTCATCCAGGCGTTCCAGATTCCGAGCGGTTCCATGGAAGATTCGCTTAAGACGGGTGACTTCTTGCTGGGTCTCAAGTTTACTTACGGCTCGCCGATTCCGTTCTCGAACCAGAACTTCCCAGGATATGCAGAACCCAAGCACGGCGATGTCGTCATCTTCCGTTATCCGGGCGAACCGGAATATCCCGATAATAACCCCAAGCGTTACACGCATCTGTTCAATGCGCTTATGCTGGGCAATTACTACTGGGACCACGCCCCCGAAAAAGGCCAGCCGCATTTGGTGCATTATGCCGATGGTCCGAAGGACTACATCAAGCGTTGCGTTGCGGTGAGTGGCGATAGAGTGGCGGTTCATGGTGGCAAGCTTTTCTTGAATGGCAAGCGTCAGGATTCTCTCCCGGCATTCGGAAAGTGGACGGCGAATGTTCGCACGCTTTCTCCGCGAGATGAAGTCGAAGAATTTGTAGTGCCCTCTGCGGGCGATACGCTGTATGTTGATTCTATTTCGATGATTAAACTTTGGTGGTTGCGTTCTCTCGTGGCTCAGGAAAATCCGGATTCTTCTGTACGTCTGGAGCTTTCGCTTTTGCTCAATGGCCGCGAAAACAACAATTACGTGTTCAAGGATTTTAGATTTCCGGTCGAAAATGATCGCGCTCTCTTGCTGAATGCGATGCTTTCGAGAAACCAGACTATAATTCAACAGCGACTTACGCTTGGCGATACGTTGTCTGGCGCGATGCCGTTCAACTATTTCAGGGAACTGGCGAAGATTGGCTTTTTGCCGATGATTGATTCGCACGATCCTGATTTGAATCGCGGTTTTACTCGTCCTGTGAGTTACGTGTCCTTTGAAGGTTCCATCCTTCAGGATCTTGATGGTAATGTGAAGCGCTTGAATGTGGCGGTGCCGGCTCAGGATTCTACGGATTCCACCGAAGTTGTGGAAAAGTCTCATTTCGAAATTCAGCGCAATTTGTACCTCGGTTCCGAAAAGATTAATCGCTATGTCGTGAAGTACCCGCAGTACTTTATGATGGGCGACAACCGCGATAATTCCGCCGATAGCCGTTATTGGGGACTTGTCTCGTTGCGCAACATCCGTGCAAAGGCTTTTGTCATTTACTTCTCGTTCGAAAACGATGATGGAAAGTTTGCCCTCGGCAAACCATGGACTTGGTGGCGCATTCCGTTCCGCGTTCGATTCACCCGCATTGGCAAGATTATTGATTTGATTAAGTGA
- a CDS encoding LytTR family DNA-binding domain-containing protein, with protein MFTALIADDEPLARVRMRSLLEAYSGEIEILGEASSGTQTIEKIHELDPDVVFLDIQMPDMDAFEVLKSLNEDDIPLIVFTTAYDNFALRAYEENVVDYLLKPIDPERLQATMAKLRKRMPQQVGQGVPADFSWDKFKEMMNASGFYMQRLQVKQPDRILLVNMDEVIRFQSEEKYTTAYTTTSQYIIDLTLVELEKRLDPRQFVRVHRAHLVAIDYISEIRKTESGRLCVVLRDKNKTQITVSRNFVKTVKSL; from the coding sequence ATGTTTACTGCCTTAATTGCCGATGACGAACCACTAGCACGCGTGCGCATGCGTTCCTTGCTCGAAGCTTATTCGGGTGAAATTGAAATTTTAGGCGAAGCCTCTTCTGGTACGCAGACGATTGAAAAGATTCATGAACTCGACCCGGATGTCGTATTTCTGGATATCCAGATGCCGGACATGGATGCGTTCGAAGTTCTGAAATCGCTGAACGAAGACGATATTCCGCTCATCGTGTTTACGACGGCCTACGATAACTTCGCACTCCGTGCTTACGAAGAGAATGTTGTAGATTACCTTTTGAAGCCAATTGATCCCGAGCGATTGCAGGCGACGATGGCGAAGCTTCGCAAGCGCATGCCGCAACAAGTCGGGCAGGGCGTTCCGGCGGATTTCTCGTGGGACAAGTTCAAAGAAATGATGAACGCGAGCGGCTTTTACATGCAGCGATTGCAGGTCAAACAGCCCGACCGCATTTTGCTTGTGAATATGGATGAGGTCATTCGTTTCCAGAGCGAAGAAAAGTACACGACGGCTTACACGACCACATCGCAGTACATTATAGACCTTACGCTTGTGGAATTGGAAAAGCGGCTTGACCCGCGCCAGTTCGTTCGTGTTCATCGTGCTCATTTGGTGGCAATAGACTACATTTCCGAAATTCGAAAGACTGAAAGCGGTCGCCTTTGCGTTGTGCTTCGCGACAAGAACAAGACGCAGATTACTGTAAGCCGTAATTTTGTGAAAACGGTCAAGAGTTTGTAA
- a CDS encoding copper resistance protein NlpE N-terminal domain-containing protein, with product MGCSEQKSEPLPDLPPIEIPAEVFGFYSGRLPCDNCNQRVVNMDLFNDGKVMVVESIMKDSVSVDTLRGTFVYADSIVKVSLSDNSVRWDFKRDKVGNLAFMKLGDVYRDAEGMKAVLIRFYKKIK from the coding sequence GTGGGTTGTTCTGAACAGAAGTCGGAACCGCTCCCTGATTTGCCGCCCATAGAAATTCCTGCGGAAGTCTTTGGTTTTTATTCGGGACGTCTGCCCTGTGATAATTGTAATCAGCGCGTAGTGAATATGGACTTGTTTAATGATGGCAAGGTCATGGTGGTTGAATCTATCATGAAGGATTCCGTAAGTGTTGATACGCTTCGTGGGACATTCGTGTATGCCGATAGCATTGTGAAGGTGAGTCTCTCGGACAATTCGGTCCGTTGGGATTTTAAGCGTGATAAGGTTGGAAATTTGGCTTTTATGAAGTTGGGCGATGTCTATCGCGATGCCGAAGGCATGAAAGCCGTGCTAATTCGTTTTTATAAGAAAATTAAATAG
- a CDS encoding formylglycine-generating enzyme family protein gives MRLKPFMPFCMAFMAILSLGALLALDACTASGDAVEGTPLPPIDKGNSSSVVSNSSSSKDSLHVDPTILGMFGWAKIPKATITRGVNSFGVNSFSMATTEVTQKVYEFVMGDWPKQYKTGDSIAVSSVSWFRAALFCNAFSKLAGLDTAYVYKSIAGDSILVDLKINYSAASIRLPTENEWEVAAHGGTSTTYYWDTDVASKYAYYGQTAGPDMVAQKLPNAFGLYDMAGNVAEWVNDWYDAYPKKQSDNYTGPEKGEYRVVRGGGWSDKVTALDPKEREKLDPARSKVTLGFRVVYSTGF, from the coding sequence ATGCGTTTGAAACCATTCATGCCGTTTTGCATGGCTTTCATGGCGATATTATCGCTAGGGGCGCTTTTGGCACTGGATGCTTGCACGGCAAGCGGTGATGCTGTTGAAGGCACTCCCTTACCTCCTATTGATAAAGGCAACTCGTCTAGCGTTGTAAGTAATTCCTCTTCGAGTAAGGATTCTTTGCATGTGGATCCCACGATTTTGGGCATGTTCGGGTGGGCTAAAATTCCCAAGGCTACAATTACTCGTGGTGTGAATTCTTTTGGCGTAAATTCATTTTCTATGGCCACGACGGAAGTGACTCAAAAGGTTTATGAATTTGTAATGGGGGACTGGCCGAAACAGTATAAGACGGGAGATTCGATTGCCGTTTCGAGTGTAAGCTGGTTCCGTGCCGCTCTCTTTTGCAATGCGTTTTCAAAACTTGCAGGCCTTGATACGGCCTATGTCTACAAGTCCATTGCCGGTGATTCGATTCTGGTGGATTTAAAAATAAATTACTCTGCCGCTTCGATCCGTCTCCCGACAGAAAATGAATGGGAAGTTGCGGCTCATGGTGGTACTTCGACAACTTATTATTGGGACACAGATGTCGCGTCTAAGTATGCGTATTACGGACAAACTGCTGGTCCTGATATGGTGGCTCAAAAGTTGCCGAACGCTTTTGGCCTTTACGATATGGCCGGTAACGTTGCTGAATGGGTCAATGACTGGTATGACGCTTATCCGAAAAAACAAAGCGACAATTACACAGGTCCTGAAAAGGGCGAATATCGCGTTGTTCGTGGTGGTGGCTGGTCGGACAAGGTAACCGCACTTGACCCCAAAGAACGCGAAAAGCTTGATCCGGCTCGTTCCAAAGTGACTCTAGGCTTTAGAGTGGTCTATTCGACCGGTTTTTAG
- a CDS encoding PASTA domain-containing protein produces the protein MNKIKSIWNKIRHTAFFKALAIWIVVVIALVFMVDKLLMPAFAGAFARTGEVPNLEGLSEKAAESALTAAGFKYEWVEEGRYSTQVPAGMVLVQMPKAGRTAKIGRTVKLTKSLGLRKVVIPDLRGKSQKQADISLARAGLVQGEIVKGAHQSIPRGVVIRTIPIAGDTVRIGDTVKVVISAGVTTGRILLPNFEGTLMDEVYPQMDRLGFKVGSIKRQKSEDGARPGSVIETSPKYGDYLKPGTRVNFIIAD, from the coding sequence ATGAATAAAATAAAGTCGATTTGGAATAAGATAAGGCATACAGCTTTTTTCAAGGCTCTCGCCATTTGGATTGTTGTTGTGATTGCGCTTGTCTTTATGGTCGATAAGCTTTTGATGCCTGCATTTGCAGGGGCGTTCGCCCGCACAGGTGAAGTTCCGAATTTGGAAGGCCTCTCGGAAAAGGCCGCTGAATCTGCTTTGACCGCAGCAGGTTTCAAGTACGAATGGGTCGAAGAAGGCCGCTACAGCACCCAGGTGCCTGCAGGCATGGTGCTTGTGCAAATGCCTAAAGCAGGCCGCACGGCAAAAATTGGCCGCACGGTAAAGCTCACGAAGAGCCTCGGGCTCCGCAAGGTTGTGATTCCTGATTTGCGCGGTAAGAGCCAAAAGCAGGCCGATATTTCGCTTGCCCGTGCAGGTCTTGTTCAGGGTGAAATTGTGAAGGGCGCCCACCAGAGTATTCCGCGCGGCGTCGTGATTCGTACGATCCCGATTGCAGGCGATACGGTTCGCATTGGCGATACGGTGAAGGTCGTTATTTCTGCCGGCGTTACAACAGGTAGAATTTTGCTCCCCAATTTCGAAGGAACCCTCATGGATGAAGTTTATCCTCAAATGGATAGGCTTGGTTTCAAGGTGGGTTCTATAAAGCGTCAAAAGAGTGAAGATGGCGCACGTCCTGGTTCTGTTATTGAAACGTCTCCGAAATATGGCGACTATCTAAAACCGGGTACGCGTGTGAACTTTATTATTGCTGACTAA
- a CDS encoding Crp/Fnr family transcriptional regulator, with protein sequence MDTTAVDLLKGVELFSELNEEQLGMIANLVIVKNYNRDETVVLEGDDSVQALYLIATGSVQVYMTGIDGRETILSFLERGDFFGEMSLIDGEPRSASVRTVTDATLLVIHRESFLSLIRRTPEIAMALMSELCKRLRKANKQIGSLSTMSVSGRVAGTLLNLMEERGVRIHTDNGSMVTVIHNRPTQQQLADMSGTTRETVSRICSLLVRANAIAMTGKDIVIFDEDALQEKATKG encoded by the coding sequence ATGGATACAACCGCAGTTGATTTGTTAAAGGGCGTTGAACTCTTTTCGGAGCTCAATGAAGAACAGTTGGGGATGATTGCCAACTTGGTAATTGTCAAAAACTACAATCGCGATGAGACTGTGGTCTTGGAAGGTGACGATTCTGTGCAGGCTTTGTACTTAATCGCCACCGGCTCTGTGCAAGTCTATATGACTGGCATAGACGGTCGCGAAACCATTTTATCTTTCCTTGAACGTGGGGACTTTTTCGGGGAAATGTCGCTCATTGACGGCGAACCCCGGTCTGCCTCCGTCCGTACGGTGACTGACGCGACTTTGCTTGTCATCCACCGTGAGTCATTCCTTAGCCTTATCCGCAGGACTCCTGAAATTGCAATGGCGCTCATGAGTGAACTTTGCAAGCGACTCCGCAAGGCGAATAAGCAGATTGGCTCGCTTTCGACCATGTCTGTGTCTGGCCGTGTGGCAGGAACGCTTCTGAACTTGATGGAAGAACGCGGTGTTCGTATCCATACGGATAACGGAAGCATGGTGACGGTTATCCATAATCGCCCGACCCAGCAGCAACTTGCCGATATGTCGGGTACGACTCGCGAAACTGTGAGCCGCATTTGTTCCTTGCTCGTTCGTGCAAACGCCATCGCGATGACCGGCAAGGATATTGTCATCTTTGATGAAGATGCACTCCAAGAAAAGGCTACTAAGGGCTAA
- a CDS encoding adenylosuccinate synthase, whose amino-acid sequence MANRVVIGSQWGDEGKAKVVDFLTLDADIIVRFQGGANAGHTVEVGDKKFVFHLIPSGIMHPDKICVIGNGVVLDPIQTLNEIADLHTKGINPEGRLFIANNAHVVLPYHSTLDKAKEKKAGKAAIGTTGRGIGPCYSDKVNRIGVRVGDLMDERELRPRVEAMAKVHNEEFKVMYDVPEIDPEVVIKDYLELGQKIKPFVADVSEMLYKAVKEGKRLVFEGAQGTILDVDQGTYPFVTSSNTVAGYASCGAGIGPTVLDQVVGVVKAYTTRVGNGPFPTELLDETGDKLRTIGNEFGATTGRNRRCGWFDAPVVRKATVVNGLTHLAITKLDVLDTFDTIKICTHYMCDGEKLDLIPNQLSKVGRCTPVYEEMPGWKVDTSKCRKFEELPENAKKYLYRMAELVGVKIGMVSIGAKRDQSIVVDLD is encoded by the coding sequence ATGGCAAATCGTGTTGTTATCGGCTCCCAGTGGGGCGACGAAGGAAAAGCCAAGGTTGTTGATTTCTTAACGCTCGATGCAGATATTATCGTGCGTTTTCAGGGCGGTGCAAATGCCGGCCATACCGTGGAAGTAGGCGACAAAAAGTTCGTATTCCACTTGATTCCCTCGGGTATTATGCACCCGGACAAGATTTGCGTCATCGGTAACGGCGTCGTGCTCGACCCGATCCAGACATTGAACGAAATTGCAGACCTCCACACGAAGGGCATCAACCCGGAAGGTCGTCTGTTCATCGCTAACAACGCACACGTCGTGCTCCCGTACCACTCCACCTTGGACAAGGCCAAGGAAAAGAAGGCCGGCAAGGCTGCTATCGGTACTACGGGTCGCGGTATCGGTCCGTGCTACAGCGACAAGGTGAACCGCATTGGCGTACGCGTGGGTGACCTCATGGACGAACGCGAACTCCGTCCGCGTGTCGAAGCTATGGCCAAGGTTCACAACGAAGAATTCAAGGTGATGTACGATGTTCCGGAAATTGATCCGGAAGTGGTCATCAAGGACTACCTCGAACTTGGCCAGAAGATCAAGCCGTTCGTTGCCGACGTTAGCGAAATGCTTTACAAGGCCGTGAAGGAAGGCAAGCGCCTCGTGTTCGAAGGTGCTCAGGGCACTATCCTCGACGTGGATCAGGGTACTTACCCGTTCGTGACCTCCAGCAACACGGTTGCCGGTTACGCAAGCTGCGGTGCTGGCATTGGCCCCACGGTCTTGGACCAGGTTGTCGGTGTCGTGAAGGCTTACACCACCCGCGTGGGTAACGGTCCGTTCCCGACGGAACTCCTCGACGAAACTGGCGACAAGCTCCGTACGATTGGTAACGAATTTGGTGCAACGACTGGCCGCAACCGCCGCTGTGGTTGGTTCGACGCTCCGGTGGTCCGCAAGGCAACGGTCGTGAATGGCCTCACTCACCTCGCTATCACCAAGCTCGACGTGCTCGACACGTTCGACACCATCAAGATTTGCACGCACTACATGTGCGATGGCGAAAAGCTCGATCTCATTCCGAACCAGCTTTCCAAGGTCGGACGTTGCACGCCGGTCTACGAAGAAATGCCGGGCTGGAAGGTCGATACGAGCAAGTGCCGCAAGTTCGAAGAACTTCCGGAAAACGCAAAGAAGTACTTGTATCGCATGGCGGAACTCGTGGGCGTGAAGATTGGCATGGTTTCTATCGGTGCCAAGCGCGACCAGAGTATCGTCGTTGATCTTGACTAA
- the dacB gene encoding D-alanyl-D-alanine carboxypeptidase/D-alanyl-D-alanine-endopeptidase — protein sequence MNKLFKIASRLLPFLVAPLFAHVNLAPYKSYVDSLLPGTTFGMSLRSVKMGKEIGNINGDEMFTPASTLKTLTTAAAIHFLPLNYEPKTEITVFGDIRKRTLIGSLKIRGEGDPNISARYYDDPFYMLNTMVDSIHALDVDTIIGQIDLDTSYYTGPWKAENWRRNFYDSWYGAEIGPLGFNDNCVTIRFWPGYFSGDSAVVSIQPDVGYVKVVNNLKTVKGRKKKWVYGIDPDKSIITLGGTIGEDVDSASLVLPIRNPIGYFRAAFMHALKNRGIVFKERKSISSTELKKFSFSSAPLLSILDEINQRSQNFHAETLLRNLGAQVSGVGSVEGGRKAERKFLLEMDLNPTDFDVWDGSGLSPENKVKPSAVSKMLAKMARHPKSEYYINSFASPGVGSGAKRMLNLEAPWLTRFKTGYIAEVHALVGYIYTVDGDTLTAAMYLNGTNTNPDCKSKDVLDTLWMRLISYTNNDYKSLLQMKTLWLDAQGVSGLNKRLDYFSKRLIGTPYKLGPMGEGHLDTVDDKPLVYLDSVDCVTYLEHVVALAMAKSEKSLYRQLQRLRYKGSKVSFLTRKHFLLDDWVGEGKYAKVVPMEGEVSVTRTMPKKEFFRNHNITYTGKETPLTIRYMPLDEAIEMAKRTYKGVMKVLGIGIVGTSDKIDLTHTGFVIFMPGQKPVMRHASSQRRQVVEVPLAEYLQTRKIPGVTFFKFIQH from the coding sequence ATGAATAAGTTGTTTAAAATAGCCTCTAGGTTGCTACCGTTCCTTGTAGCACCGCTGTTTGCGCATGTTAATCTGGCTCCGTACAAAAGCTATGTGGATTCGCTTCTTCCGGGGACGACCTTTGGCATGTCGCTTCGTTCCGTGAAAATGGGCAAGGAAATCGGGAACATTAATGGCGATGAAATGTTTACGCCGGCAAGTACGCTCAAGACGTTGACAACCGCTGCCGCAATCCACTTTTTGCCGCTCAATTATGAACCGAAAACAGAAATAACGGTATTTGGAGACATTAGAAAGCGTACGCTTATTGGCTCTCTCAAAATTCGCGGCGAGGGCGATCCGAATATTTCTGCAAGATATTACGATGATCCGTTTTACATGCTGAACACCATGGTGGATTCTATTCATGCTTTGGATGTGGACACCATTATTGGGCAAATTGATTTGGACACTAGTTATTACACGGGACCATGGAAAGCCGAAAACTGGCGCCGCAATTTTTACGATTCCTGGTATGGCGCCGAAATTGGCCCGCTGGGGTTCAATGACAACTGCGTGACGATTCGTTTTTGGCCGGGCTATTTCAGTGGCGATTCGGCAGTGGTTTCTATTCAGCCGGATGTGGGGTATGTCAAGGTTGTAAACAACTTAAAGACCGTTAAAGGCCGAAAGAAAAAATGGGTGTACGGGATTGACCCTGATAAGTCCATAATTACGCTCGGAGGAACCATCGGCGAAGATGTTGATTCGGCTAGTTTGGTGCTTCCGATTCGCAATCCGATCGGTTATTTTAGGGCTGCATTTATGCATGCGCTCAAGAATCGCGGTATCGTTTTCAAGGAACGTAAATCGATTTCAAGTACGGAATTGAAAAAGTTTTCGTTCTCGTCGGCGCCTCTGTTGAGTATTCTCGACGAAATCAATCAGCGTAGCCAGAATTTCCATGCCGAAACGTTGCTCAGGAATCTTGGCGCGCAAGTCTCTGGTGTGGGAAGTGTTGAAGGAGGCCGTAAGGCCGAACGCAAGTTCCTTTTGGAAATGGATCTCAACCCGACTGATTTCGATGTCTGGGATGGAAGTGGCCTTTCGCCTGAAAACAAGGTGAAACCTTCTGCTGTTTCGAAGATGCTTGCGAAAATGGCCCGCCATCCAAAAAGCGAATATTACATCAACAGTTTTGCAAGCCCAGGTGTAGGCTCGGGCGCCAAGCGCATGCTGAATCTTGAAGCCCCGTGGCTCACTCGGTTCAAGACAGGCTATATCGCCGAAGTCCATGCCTTGGTGGGCTATATCTACACGGTGGATGGCGATACGCTTACGGCTGCCATGTATTTGAATGGAACCAACACCAATCCAGATTGCAAGAGCAAGGATGTTCTTGACACGCTTTGGATGAGGCTTATCAGTTATACGAACAACGATTACAAATCGCTTCTGCAAATGAAAACGCTTTGGCTTGATGCCCAAGGCGTTAGCGGTCTCAACAAGCGTTTGGATTATTTCTCGAAGCGCTTGATTGGAACACCTTACAAGTTGGGCCCGATGGGCGAAGGACATTTGGATACGGTTGACGATAAGCCGTTAGTTTATCTTGACTCTGTCGATTGCGTGACGTACTTGGAACATGTTGTGGCCCTTGCGATGGCCAAAAGCGAAAAGTCTTTGTACAGGCAGCTGCAACGCCTCCGCTACAAAGGGAGCAAGGTAAGCTTTTTGACTCGCAAACATTTCCTGCTCGACGATTGGGTTGGCGAAGGAAAGTATGCCAAGGTTGTTCCGATGGAAGGCGAAGTTTCGGTGACACGCACCATGCCCAAGAAGGAATTTTTCAGGAATCACAATATAACGTACACGGGTAAAGAAACTCCGCTCACGATTCGCTATATGCCATTGGATGAGGCCATTGAAATGGCGAAGAGAACGTATAAAGGCGTGATGAAAGTTCTTGGAATCGGAATTGTTGGAACATCCGATAAAATCGACTTGACTCATACAGGGTTCGTTATCTTTATGCCGGGACAAAAGCCGGTAATGCGCCATGCCTCATCGCAAAGAAGGCAGGTCGTTGAAGTTCCGCTTGCCGAATACTTACAGACCCGCAAAATCCCCGGCGTTACCTTCTTCAAGTTTATACAGCACTAG
- a CDS encoding extracellular solute-binding protein produces the protein MIRIAKKIVGLAGLARFALCVSVMLGALAVPTVARVATADTVSLWVMDNGIGSKNALHRLVKKFYRETGIPVKLTVLPWNEAFYRITGTFADSIAVAPDVIQLGSTWVPHFASLGYIRPIDYLMSEIDSARFLGEGLRSSHISGRPETYSVPWFIDVRGFFVNERIWQQLGFDDSDFESYSHVLGVLKTIANSDLTTAEGVKITPFALPGKDDWAGQQCMAPFVWSHGGDFVVPSGKGYRSALLDSNTLVGLALYAKIMGDAQMAPHSVYENSADNADGFVRSERVIHYGTSELIKQLDYPVEAGGLANSAIAKDGIKVLNLPSGPNGKFSFMGGSHLALGNKRKSSKSALAEHLLAYMLRADNIDAFSRQVGFLPADRSILHIWNRDLRYSKLVAELEHCRSFPNIPEWGEVEKILIDLSNNMGTLFANTKNKKKRSAALAKLVYDANTKINEVLAHSDSLNYAETLHWIQHIFLNEYKETYPKNATNIIGRNEMPTADEIKYKVVSSRFLLASLGAGFLVLGVIVVFVVRRRKKKSR, from the coding sequence TTGCTGGCTTGGCCCGATTTGCGCTATGCGTGAGCGTTATGCTGGGTGCGCTTGCTGTTCCTACTGTGGCAAGAGTTGCAACTGCGGACACGGTTTCGCTTTGGGTCATGGACAATGGCATTGGCTCGAAAAACGCTCTACATAGGCTTGTCAAAAAATTCTATCGCGAGACCGGTATTCCGGTAAAGCTTACGGTGCTTCCGTGGAACGAGGCTTTCTATAGAATAACGGGGACATTTGCGGATTCGATTGCAGTCGCGCCCGATGTGATTCAGCTTGGTTCGACTTGGGTTCCGCACTTCGCATCGCTTGGCTACATTCGTCCTATTGATTACTTGATGTCGGAAATTGATTCGGCTCGCTTTTTGGGCGAAGGGCTTCGCAGTTCGCATATTTCTGGGCGTCCCGAGACGTATTCGGTACCGTGGTTCATCGACGTTCGCGGATTCTTTGTGAACGAACGCATCTGGCAGCAACTTGGATTTGATGATTCGGATTTTGAATCGTACTCGCATGTGTTGGGCGTCTTGAAAACTATTGCAAATAGCGATTTGACCACTGCGGAGGGCGTCAAGATAACGCCTTTTGCGCTCCCGGGCAAGGATGACTGGGCTGGGCAACAGTGCATGGCGCCGTTTGTCTGGAGCCATGGCGGCGACTTTGTGGTGCCGTCGGGAAAGGGCTACCGCAGTGCGCTTTTGGATTCGAATACGCTGGTCGGGCTTGCTCTTTATGCAAAGATTATGGGCGATGCGCAAATGGCACCCCATAGCGTGTATGAAAACTCTGCGGATAATGCCGATGGCTTTGTGCGCTCGGAACGCGTCATTCATTACGGAACATCGGAACTGATTAAGCAATTGGATTATCCGGTAGAAGCCGGAGGCCTTGCTAATTCGGCGATTGCAAAAGATGGCATTAAGGTTTTGAACTTGCCTTCTGGCCCGAACGGAAAGTTCTCGTTCATGGGCGGGAGCCATTTGGCGCTAGGCAACAAACGGAAATCGTCTAAAAGTGCACTTGCAGAGCATCTGCTGGCCTACATGCTCCGAGCAGACAACATTGATGCGTTCTCGCGCCAAGTTGGATTCTTGCCTGCGGATAGGAGCATTCTCCATATTTGGAATCGCGATTTGCGTTATTCCAAGCTTGTTGCCGAACTGGAGCATTGCCGCAGTTTCCCGAATATTCCGGAGTGGGGCGAAGTCGAAAAAATCTTGATTGATCTTTCGAACAACATGGGCACCTTGTTTGCAAATACGAAGAACAAGAAAAAACGCAGCGCCGCCTTAGCAAAGCTTGTCTATGACGCGAATACGAAAATCAATGAGGTCCTTGCCCATTCCGATAGCTTGAACTATGCCGAAACGCTTCATTGGATCCAACATATCTTCTTGAATGAATATAAGGAAACTTATCCTAAAAATGCAACGAATATTATAGGCCGAAATGAAATGCCGACCGCCGATGAAATTAAATACAAGGTTGTTTCGTCAAGATTCTTGCTAGCTTCTCTTGGTGCGGGATTCTTAGTACTTGGTGTTATTGTCGTTTTCGTCGTAAGACGAAGGAAGAAGAAATCTCGCTGA